One region of Vibrio sp. FE10 genomic DNA includes:
- a CDS encoding alpha/beta fold hydrolase: MQANFIDGTTLYRQHSFELPLDYQAKDGQQIQVFARELVDLAKDAQELPWLIYFQGGPGFPSPRVSGQSGWLKRALQNYRVLLLDQRGTGNSTVISHETLAHLSPEQQVEYLTHFRADNIVRDAEAIREQFGVKQWSTIGQSFGGFCTLSYLSLFPQSLQRCYVTGGIPSIEREADDVYRATYKRVEDKNRAFFAQFPQAQAMCREISDYLLNNDVRLPNGQVFTVEQFQLIGINLGGGEANLPMYFTLESAFVEVNGNKQLSYSFLNQMQQEQGYLTNPIYAILHESIYCQGTASNWSAHRVREQYPHFNYQAGSEFWFTGEMVYPWMFDQLETLKPLREAANMLAEKSDWGTLYNAEQLSKNTVPMACAVYADDMYVELDYSRETLANIPNSKAWITNEYEHNGLRVDGERIVDKLMTMVEALENLPK, from the coding sequence GTGCAAGCTAACTTTATTGATGGAACCACCCTGTATCGTCAGCACTCTTTTGAGTTGCCACTCGATTACCAAGCAAAAGATGGACAGCAGATCCAAGTCTTCGCACGTGAACTGGTTGATCTCGCAAAAGATGCGCAAGAACTGCCGTGGTTGATCTACTTTCAAGGTGGTCCAGGCTTTCCTTCTCCACGTGTTAGCGGTCAATCAGGTTGGCTAAAGCGTGCATTACAAAACTATCGTGTTCTGCTTCTTGATCAACGTGGTACAGGTAACAGCACGGTGATTAGCCATGAAACCTTGGCGCACTTATCGCCAGAGCAACAAGTCGAATATTTAACGCATTTCAGAGCAGACAACATCGTTCGAGACGCTGAAGCGATTCGCGAGCAATTCGGTGTTAAACAATGGTCGACGATTGGTCAAAGCTTTGGTGGTTTCTGCACCTTGAGCTACTTGTCATTGTTCCCACAAAGCCTACAGCGCTGTTATGTAACAGGTGGCATTCCGTCTATTGAGCGTGAAGCTGATGATGTTTATCGTGCGACTTACAAGCGTGTAGAAGACAAAAACAGAGCTTTCTTTGCTCAGTTCCCGCAAGCACAGGCTATGTGTCGTGAGATCTCTGATTACCTGCTCAACAACGATGTGAGGCTGCCAAACGGTCAAGTGTTCACAGTTGAACAGTTCCAGCTAATAGGCATTAATCTTGGTGGCGGCGAAGCAAACCTTCCTATGTACTTCACGCTAGAAAGTGCGTTTGTTGAAGTGAACGGTAACAAGCAGTTGAGCTACAGCTTCCTTAATCAAATGCAACAAGAGCAGGGCTACCTAACCAACCCAATTTACGCGATTTTGCATGAATCGATTTACTGCCAAGGTACAGCGTCTAACTGGTCTGCACACAGAGTGCGTGAGCAGTACCCACACTTTAACTACCAAGCGGGTAGCGAGTTCTGGTTTACTGGAGAAATGGTGTACCCGTGGATGTTCGACCAACTAGAAACGCTGAAGCCACTGCGTGAAGCGGCGAACATGTTGGCTGAGAAATCGGATTGGGGCACTTTGTACAACGCTGAACAGCTAAGCAAGAATACGGTTCCAATGGCATGTGCAGTTTACGCTGACGACATGTACGTAGAACTGGATTACAGCCGTGAAACACTGGCGAATATTCCAAATTCAAAAGCGTGGATCACCAACGAGTACGAACACAATGGCTTGCGAGTTGATGGCGAAAGAATTGTCGATAAATTAATGACGATGGTTGAAGCGTTAGAGAACCTGCCAAAATAA
- a CDS encoding PAS factor family protein produces MDTTTLIYDTLEGLSSAEPQQHAQIRQNLYNQLDLSFEKQLALYSNVLGPASAGRLTDLESAVVSACKIVGLKK; encoded by the coding sequence ATGGATACAACAACTCTCATCTACGATACATTGGAAGGGTTATCGAGCGCAGAGCCTCAACAGCACGCTCAAATTCGCCAAAATCTATACAACCAATTAGATTTATCATTTGAGAAGCAGTTAGCCTTGTATTCAAATGTCCTAGGACCAGCCAGTGCAGGCCGTTTAACAGACCTTGAAAGTGCAGTCGTTTCTGCATGTAAGATTGTTGGTTTGAAAAAATAA
- a CDS encoding DUF3726 domain-containing protein, with amino-acid sequence MIVSHNELVAAVNKAFLGMRRTCGEADVIANMVADLQMVGLDGVRHFNNASNFMGLEDDCPVDIQVSSDNTVEVDLHKASLACHLPVIMDYSIEKMVGKKTLKIELNNCHNRWLAYSELVKLAAKGIACTARWDNGSNPKSTLYVLNRGCVAPELFLSDLPLASDEHIHNMTIELSVQDFDIERLSDGYQTHIESEALFKTQEKAWNDGIEVDDGEWAALKETATAILVESSQRSTQGAGELTAS; translated from the coding sequence ATGATCGTTTCTCACAATGAACTGGTAGCGGCCGTCAATAAAGCCTTTTTGGGGATGCGTCGTACATGTGGTGAAGCCGATGTAATAGCGAACATGGTGGCAGATTTACAAATGGTCGGTTTGGATGGAGTTCGTCATTTTAACAATGCGAGCAACTTTATGGGTCTTGAAGACGATTGCCCTGTAGACATTCAAGTGAGCAGCGATAATACCGTTGAAGTTGACCTGCACAAGGCGAGCTTAGCGTGTCATCTTCCCGTGATTATGGACTATTCGATTGAAAAAATGGTTGGTAAGAAGACACTGAAAATTGAGCTAAACAACTGTCACAACCGTTGGTTAGCGTACAGCGAGCTTGTGAAACTGGCCGCGAAAGGCATCGCGTGTACCGCACGTTGGGATAATGGTTCTAACCCCAAGAGCACTTTGTATGTTCTTAATCGTGGTTGCGTTGCTCCAGAACTGTTTTTATCAGATTTGCCACTGGCATCGGACGAACATATCCACAATATGACCATCGAACTTTCCGTCCAGGATTTCGATATCGAACGTTTGTCAGATGGCTACCAAACACACATTGAATCGGAAGCGCTTTTTAAAACTCAAGAGAAAGCGTGGAACGATGGCATTGAAGTTGATGATGGAGAGTGGGCCGCGTTGAAAGAGACTGCGACAGCTATCCTTGTCGAAAGTAGCCAACGTTCGACTCAAGGTGCAGGTGAATTGACGGCTTCGTAG